DNA from Fundidesulfovibrio terrae:
GCAGGCGGAGGGGCTAACTACCCGCCGGCCGCCGTCAGGTCAACTCCTTTTTTTTCAAAGTCGCTCACCTTTTTCCCGCCCCAGATTCGCACCCGGAACGGTCGGCGCCGCCAGGCGCTCTCCCTCTGCACTCAAGATCGATTGTGAAAGATCTCAACTACTTCCGCCGTCCCAAGACGTTGTCCCCGTCAGGCAGAAGGAGGCTTTTATGGGCACGAAGCCAAAACGTCAACGACTTTTTCGAACTTTTCGACAACTTCTTCATAACACCTCGAAAGTGCGAAGAGTAAAAATGCCCGGACGGACGGTGGAAGCGTGAGGAGCAGGATGCCTCCGGCCGCCAAAAGGACCAGTCCCTTTGGAATCCCCTCTCGCTTCGCCGCGTTCGATGCGGACGAGGCCCCAAGTATCTTCGTACGACAGAAAAGACGCCGGTCAACTCCGCAAACGAAAAGAGGCCGGGGACCCCATTCGGGACCACCCGGCCTCCCATCGCGGCACACCCCGCGGCCTGCGCGTCGTTAGAATTCCAAATGCTTGTACGTCCTGGGGAAGGCGATGACGTCACGGATGTTGGTCGCCCCGGTGGCCAGCATCACCAGCCGCTCGAAGCCCAAGCCGAACCCTGCATGAGGGGCCGTTCCGAAACGCCTAGTGTCCAGGTACCACTGGTAGCATTCCATATCCAGCCCCATTTCGGCGATGCGGGCCTCCAGGCGGTCCAGACGTTCCTCACGGGCGCTGCCGCCCACGATCTCGCCGATGCGCGGCACCAGCACGTCCATGGCCCCAACGGTCTTGCCGTCCTCGTTCTGGCGCATGTAGAAGGCTTTGATATCCTTGGGGTAGTCGTACACGATGACCGGCTTCTTGAAGTGTTCCTCGGCCAGGTAGCGCTCGTGCTCGGTCTGGATGTCCTTGCCGAAGGCCGCCTCGTACTCGAACTTCTTGGTGGCCTTGCGCAGGATTTCCACGGCCTCGCCGTACGGGATGCGCTCGAAGGGCTCGCTCACCAGCTTCTCGAGCGTCCCCATGAGGGACGTGTCCACCCACTTGGCGAAGAGTTCCAGATCGCCCGCGCGACGATCCATAACGTCCGAGATGCAGTGCTTGAGCAGGTCCTCGGCCAGGTCCATGTTGTCGGTGAGGGTAGCGAAGGCCATCTCGGGCTCCACCATCCAGAACTCGGCGGCGTGGCGCGCCGTGTCGGACGGCTCGGCCCTGAACGTGGGGCCGAAGGTATACACGTCGCCCAGGGCCAGGGCGAAGGGCTCGGCCGAGAGCTGGCCGGACACCGTCAGAAAGGCTTCCTTGCCGAAGAAGTCGGCCTTGGCCCCCTCGGCGCCGAGCGGCTGGCCCGGGTGCAGGGTGGTCACGCGCAGCATCTCCCCTGCTCCCTCGCAGTCCGAGCCGGTGATGACGGGCGAATGCAGGTAGAAGAAGCCCCGGTCCTGGAAATAGCGGTGGATGGACAGGGCCAGCTCGGAGCGTATGCGGAACATGGCCCCGAACTTGTTGGTGCGCGGACGCAGGTGTGCTATGGCCCGCAGGAACTCGTCGGAGTGGCGCTTCTTCTGGAGGGGGAAGGTCTCCTGGGCGGCCGCGCCGATCATCTCCACGGATGTGGCCTTGATCTCCCAGGCCTGGCCCTTGCCCGGCGAGGCGATGAGCGCGCCGGTCACGGCGACGGAGGCTCCCGTGCCCATGTCCTTGACGGTTTCGTATCCGGGGATGCCCGCGTCCACCACGGCCTGGATGTTGGCCAGGCAGGAGCCGTCGTTGATCTCCAGGAAGGAGAAATCCTTGGCGTCGCGGCGCGTGCGCACCCAGCCCTTGACGACAACCTGCTCCTTGGGGCCGTCGGCCGAGAGCAGGGATGCGATTTTCGTGCGTTTCATGCACAGGCAGATAACGCAGGGGCCGTTCGGGGGGCAAGCCTTGTCTCCAGGGCGACTGTAGGTTAGGAAGCCTCCGGCGGCGTTCTCCATACCATATAAGGAACATCCATGGGATTTTTCTCCAAACTGACTTCCTGGCTGGGCGGCAAGAAACCGGAAGAGACTCCCGAAGCGCAAGCTCCTGAAACTCCGGAGGTTCCGGCCGAAGGCGTCGCCGAGGCTCAGGAGGCCGCACCGGTCGCAGCCCCTGCAGCCGAGACCGCGCCCGAAGCTCCCGCCGGGGCCGAGGCGCCTGCCTGCCCTGCCCCCAATCTCGTCAGCGAAAACTGGCAGAAGGAACTCACCCTCACCCTGCGTGAGGCCGAGCCCAAGCTCTCTGTCTGGCTCGGCATCCTGCTGCAGGGCGTGGACAAGCCCGGCCCCGAGCTGTGGCAGCGTCTGAGTTTCCTTTTCCAGTGCCTGGAGGCCCCAGCCGCCGAAGCCGAGGAGTTCGTCTCCTCCTTCGAGAAGTGGCTGGCCAACATGGGCTACGAGGAGGTCGAGGAGTTCCGCTCCGAGCTGCAATACCGCCTGGCCCTGGCCCTGGACCTGGAGGACGAGGAGGACGAGCGTTCGCGCCTGTTCGTGAAGCTCTCCGAGGGTCTGGCCAAGACCCGCGAGCAGATCGCGGCCCGCATCGACGGCCTGCTCACCTCCCATGCCAAGATGGACGACGACTTCTGGGACGAACTGGAGGAAATCCTCATCATGGCCGACGTGGGCTTCGAGCCCGCCGGGAAGCTCCTCTCCCAGCTCAAGAACCGCGCCCGCAAGGCCGGGGTCAGCGAGCCCGCCGGGTTCAAGGACATCCTGCGCGAGGAGCTGGCCTACATCTTCCGCGCCCCCAAAACCATCAAGGCGGTCAACCCGCCCGAGGTGGTGATGATGGTCGGCGTCAACGGCGTGGGCAAGACCACCACCATCGCCAAGCTGGCGTACCGCGCCCAAATGCAGGGCCGCAAGGTGCTCATCGCCGCGGGCGACACCTTCCGCGCCGCCGCCATCGAGCAGCTCCAGATCTGGGCCAAGCGCGTGGGCGCGGGGTTCTTCTCCAAGGGCGAAGGGGCCGACCCGGCCGCAGTGGCCTTCGAGGCCATGGAGCGCTGCCTGGCCGAGGGCTACGACCTGATGCTGCTGGACACTGCCGGACGACTGCACACCAAGATCAACCTCATGGAAGAGCTCAAGAAGATCGAGCGCGTGCTCGGCAAGAAGCACCCCGGAGCGCCGCACCGCACCATCCTCGTGGTGGACGCCACCACCGGCCAGAACGCCCTGTCCCAGACCAAACTCTTCCATGAG
Protein-coding regions in this window:
- the asnS gene encoding asparagine--tRNA ligase, with the translated sequence MKRTKIASLLSADGPKEQVVVKGWVRTRRDAKDFSFLEINDGSCLANIQAVVDAGIPGYETVKDMGTGASVAVTGALIASPGKGQAWEIKATSVEMIGAAAQETFPLQKKRHSDEFLRAIAHLRPRTNKFGAMFRIRSELALSIHRYFQDRGFFYLHSPVITGSDCEGAGEMLRVTTLHPGQPLGAEGAKADFFGKEAFLTVSGQLSAEPFALALGDVYTFGPTFRAEPSDTARHAAEFWMVEPEMAFATLTDNMDLAEDLLKHCISDVMDRRAGDLELFAKWVDTSLMGTLEKLVSEPFERIPYGEAVEILRKATKKFEYEAAFGKDIQTEHERYLAEEHFKKPVIVYDYPKDIKAFYMRQNEDGKTVGAMDVLVPRIGEIVGGSAREERLDRLEARIAEMGLDMECYQWYLDTRRFGTAPHAGFGLGFERLVMLATGATNIRDVIAFPRTYKHLEF
- the ftsY gene encoding signal recognition particle-docking protein FtsY gives rise to the protein MGFFSKLTSWLGGKKPEETPEAQAPETPEVPAEGVAEAQEAAPVAAPAAETAPEAPAGAEAPACPAPNLVSENWQKELTLTLREAEPKLSVWLGILLQGVDKPGPELWQRLSFLFQCLEAPAAEAEEFVSSFEKWLANMGYEEVEEFRSELQYRLALALDLEDEEDERSRLFVKLSEGLAKTREQIAARIDGLLTSHAKMDDDFWDELEEILIMADVGFEPAGKLLSQLKNRARKAGVSEPAGFKDILREELAYIFRAPKTIKAVNPPEVVMMVGVNGVGKTTTIAKLAYRAQMQGRKVLIAAGDTFRAAAIEQLQIWAKRVGAGFFSKGEGADPAAVAFEAMERCLAEGYDLMLLDTAGRLHTKINLMEELKKIERVLGKKHPGAPHRTILVVDATTGQNALSQTKLFHEAVGVDEIVLTKLDGTAKGGVVVGIALEHAIPITFVGLGEKMEDMRPFSGEDFAKALLV